Proteins encoded by one window of Fretibacterium sp. OH1220_COT-178:
- a CDS encoding ABC transporter permease translates to MSGGAAVRTYCRIFRTSLASQLEYRVNFISSFLFSLVPFGVNTLLWIAAAQGSEDMPLGTEDIVTYYFVTLIVSNVTTTVSVFRISDDIRLGDLNRHLLKPCSYALYQLMLDLPQRVVFIVLNAVPLTILYVLLQKHIALHPTGSNVIVFAALSAAGYLINFLIDFLIGLYSFYFSRVSSLYTSIRVLRNISAGTIFPLLLLPDSFFNLLNLLPFIHTSYIPTMFLLGHIPAEAACAGIFKAIGWVFLLSAACALLWKRGMRRYSAYGG, encoded by the coding sequence ATGAGCGGAGGGGCCGCCGTGCGGACGTACTGCAGAATATTCAGGACAAGCCTGGCCAGCCAGCTGGAATACCGGGTCAACTTCATATCCTCCTTCCTGTTCTCCCTGGTGCCGTTCGGGGTCAATACGCTGCTGTGGATCGCCGCGGCGCAGGGCAGCGAGGACATGCCGCTGGGGACGGAGGACATCGTCACCTATTACTTCGTGACGCTGATCGTGAGCAACGTCACCACGACGGTGTCGGTATTCAGGATCTCGGACGACATACGGCTGGGAGACCTGAACCGCCATCTTCTGAAACCATGCAGCTACGCTCTTTACCAGCTGATGCTCGACCTGCCTCAGCGCGTGGTCTTCATCGTCCTGAACGCGGTCCCCCTGACGATCCTCTACGTTCTCCTGCAAAAACATATCGCGCTGCATCCAACCGGCTCCAACGTCATCGTATTCGCCGCACTTTCGGCGGCAGGCTATCTGATCAACTTTCTGATCGATTTCCTGATCGGCCTCTACAGCTTTTATTTCTCCAGGGTCTCCTCCCTCTACACCTCGATAAGGGTCCTCCGGAACATATCGGCAGGGACAATATTTCCGCTGCTGCTGCTGCCCGACTCGTTTTTCAATCTCCTGAATCTGCTGCCGTTCATACACACGAGCTACATTCCGACGATGTTCCTCTTGGGGCATATCCCCGCGGAGGCGGCATGCGCAGGCATATTCAAGGCGATCGGATGGGTGTTCCTTCTGTCCGCGGCCTGTGCTCTGCTCTGGAAGAGGGGGATGCGGAGGTATTCCGCCTACGGCGGATGA
- a CDS encoding ABC transporter permease encodes MKKYRSVMKAYLKGSLMNLMEYKFNFVTGGTFELVWTAMYVIFINVVFAHTKEINGWNKVQMLMLTFQGGLMDSTFTFLIVPGLRRLPDMVNTGALDFVLLKPINKRFNISCSEFDIPQIKNIALNAGGIAWCLSRLEISPTPAGAATYLLLSLNGFLSIYSIMFLLMSLSFWFVRMDIVMGIGSELITVGNKPMTIYPQAVQKILIFVIPLLVCFNFPILFVIRGLSPYCVLYSFLSTFIVFRLSGFVFDRGLRRYVGAGS; translated from the coding sequence ATGAAAAAATATCGCTCGGTCATGAAGGCTTATCTGAAGGGCTCCCTGATGAACCTGATGGAGTACAAATTCAACTTCGTCACCGGCGGAACGTTCGAACTCGTATGGACGGCCATGTACGTCATCTTCATCAACGTCGTGTTTGCACACACGAAGGAGATCAACGGCTGGAACAAGGTCCAGATGCTGATGCTCACGTTCCAGGGGGGGCTGATGGACTCCACGTTCACCTTCCTGATCGTCCCGGGCCTGCGCAGGCTGCCCGACATGGTCAACACGGGCGCCCTGGATTTCGTCCTGCTGAAGCCCATCAACAAGCGGTTCAACATTTCGTGCAGCGAATTCGACATTCCGCAGATCAAAAACATCGCCCTCAACGCGGGAGGAATAGCCTGGTGCCTCTCGAGGCTTGAAATATCCCCGACCCCTGCCGGGGCGGCGACGTACCTTCTGCTCTCGCTCAACGGTTTTCTGTCCATCTATTCCATCATGTTCCTGCTGATGTCCCTCTCCTTCTGGTTCGTGAGGATGGATATCGTCATGGGCATCGGCTCCGAGCTGATTACCGTCGGGAACAAGCCCATGACGATATACCCCCAGGCCGTGCAGAAAATCCTCATCTTCGTGATCCCTCTGCTGGTGTGCTTCAATTTTCCGATCCTGTTCGTCATAAGAGGACTGAGCCCGTACTGCGTGCTCTATTCCTTCCTATCGACTTTCATCGTCTTTCGTCTATCGGGTTTTGTATTCGACAGGGGGCTCAGAAGATATGTCGGTGCGGGCAGCTAG
- a CDS encoding helix-turn-helix transcriptional regulator produces MKTDRLLGIIIHLLNHDNVSASRLAERFHVSVRTIQRDMIGISAAGIPVYSVNGRFGGYSILPEFKMKNIDIRSGEQQMIVRALESLATSYSNDTLNSLIEKYNAIIEREGGRKVFWDFSVTKENQRVQGLNAALESAISDRRCIAFDYRNAAGRESRPHVEPLAIHYKWYAWYLFAWSEECGEYRTFKVARIRNLEVSERRSRIDHGDVEQRMKESEQAYYRTCIDIEVRFPAGDAPLMEEYFPDCPMERLTEDTGRIFIRVPAKERLWKALLLSFGDRVTVVGPEAYREELKETARKFLSNYDI; encoded by the coding sequence ATGAAAACGGACCGCCTGCTCGGCATCATCATCCATCTGCTGAATCACGACAACGTCTCCGCCTCCCGTCTGGCGGAGCGGTTCCACGTCTCGGTCAGGACCATCCAGAGGGACATGATCGGCATATCCGCAGCAGGAATTCCAGTATATTCCGTCAACGGCAGGTTCGGGGGCTATTCCATCCTGCCGGAGTTCAAGATGAAGAACATCGACATCCGGAGCGGCGAACAGCAGATGATCGTGCGGGCGCTGGAAAGCCTCGCAACCTCCTACTCCAACGATACCCTCAATTCCCTGATCGAGAAATACAACGCCATCATCGAAAGGGAGGGGGGCCGGAAGGTCTTCTGGGATTTCAGCGTCACGAAAGAAAACCAAAGGGTCCAGGGCCTGAACGCCGCGCTGGAGTCGGCCATCTCCGACAGGCGTTGCATTGCGTTCGACTACCGGAACGCAGCCGGCAGGGAATCCCGCCCCCACGTCGAGCCGCTGGCCATCCACTACAAGTGGTACGCGTGGTACCTGTTCGCCTGGTCCGAGGAATGCGGGGAATACCGGACGTTCAAGGTGGCGAGGATACGCAATCTCGAGGTTTCGGAACGAAGATCGCGGATCGATCACGGGGATGTCGAGCAGCGCATGAAGGAGTCGGAGCAGGCGTACTACAGGACCTGCATCGACATAGAGGTCCGGTTTCCGGCGGGGGACGCGCCCCTGATGGAGGAGTACTTCCCCGACTGCCCGATGGAGAGGCTGACGGAGGATACGGGCAGGATATTCATCCGGGTTCCCGCAAAAGAACGGCTGTGGAAAGCGCTGCTGCTCAGCTTCGGGGACAGGGTGACGGTCGTCGGCCCGGAGGCGTATCGGGAGGAGCTGAAGGAAACGGCACGCAAGTTCCTGTCCAACTACGACATATAG
- a CDS encoding YerC/YecD family TrpR-related protein encodes MAENWKDALTDKLCDAFMKLETRQEVYNFLEDVATIGEIKALSQRLEVARLLSEARTYPQIAQQTGASTATISRVKKFLDYGAGGYKTVLDRTKEN; translated from the coding sequence ATGGCGGAAAACTGGAAGGATGCCCTTACGGATAAGCTCTGCGACGCCTTTATGAAGCTCGAGACTCGCCAGGAGGTCTACAACTTTCTGGAGGATGTCGCGACGATCGGGGAGATCAAGGCCCTGTCCCAGCGGCTGGAGGTCGCCCGCCTGCTGAGCGAGGCCAGGACCTACCCGCAGATAGCCCAGCAGACCGGGGCGAGCACGGCGACCATAAGCCGGGTCAAGAAATTTCTGGACTACGGGGCGGGCGGCTACAAGACCGTGCTGGACCGCACCAAAGAGAACTAG
- a CDS encoding nucleoside recognition domain-containing protein, which yields MINIIWFGLLFIGIVVGMATGNVQAVTDAAIKSSKTAVELSMGLIGVMALWLGMMKVAEASGLVRKLALALKPLMVRLFPDVPADHPAMGSILMNLAANVFGLGNAATPLGIKAMQDLQTLNTTEDTATDSMCMFLAINTSSVTLIPATTIAYRVAAGSTNAVEIIGPAIFATFVSTTVAVISTKIMCRMRRYRSTKPDKAFAEAFGPGAAAE from the coding sequence GTGATCAATATCATCTGGTTCGGATTGTTGTTCATCGGCATTGTGGTGGGAATGGCCACAGGCAACGTCCAGGCCGTCACCGATGCGGCGATCAAGAGCTCCAAAACGGCGGTGGAGCTGTCCATGGGGTTGATCGGCGTCATGGCCCTGTGGCTCGGCATGATGAAGGTTGCGGAGGCCTCGGGCCTGGTCCGCAAGCTGGCCCTTGCGCTGAAGCCGTTGATGGTCCGGCTCTTCCCGGACGTCCCCGCCGATCACCCCGCCATGGGCTCCATCCTCATGAATCTGGCCGCAAACGTCTTCGGCCTGGGCAATGCCGCAACGCCTCTGGGCATCAAGGCGATGCAGGACCTCCAGACCCTCAACACCACGGAGGACACGGCGACGGACTCCATGTGCATGTTCCTCGCGATCAACACCTCTTCGGTGACGCTGATACCCGCGACGACCATCGCCTACCGGGTGGCTGCCGGCTCCACCAACGCCGTCGAGATCATCGGCCCCGCCATCTTCGCGACCTTCGTCTCGACGACGGTGGCCGTGATCTCCACCAAGATCATGTGCCGCATGCGCCGCTACCGTTCGACGAAGCCGGACAAGGCCTTTGCCGAAGCCTTCGGACCCGGGGCCGCGGCGGAATAG
- a CDS encoding IPT/TIG domain-containing protein: protein MGEQTGNYLDFQYTSRDLTGTALQTLPKAVSFSENVHVQSIAPEEGTNRAVLHIRGMGFHSRPENNQVRIGGIEAEVFLPSNPRSLWAQLPPQLEEGKHLVQVRVSGDDGRTWTSWTDDPVWYTVTKKLGGAVKVMVWDSGNWKDDAFRLFLDGVDKGTLYASPGSYVKTWDGLLLTPGPHTAMLLGVNAPDGVGTYSIRITGDVDAPVKDDGIDLTPGVRKFYRFNVKGESSAKRGVLGTVLEPDVSKVLYFE from the coding sequence GTGGGGGAGCAGACGGGCAACTACCTCGATTTTCAGTATACCTCGCGGGATCTCACGGGCACTGCCCTGCAGACCCTGCCCAAGGCCGTCTCCTTTTCGGAGAATGTCCATGTTCAGTCCATAGCGCCTGAGGAAGGGACAAACCGGGCTGTTTTGCACATCCGTGGAATGGGTTTCCACTCGAGGCCGGAAAACAATCAGGTGCGTATTGGCGGAATCGAGGCTGAGGTTTTCCTGCCGTCTAACCCTCGATCCCTCTGGGCTCAGCTTCCCCCGCAGTTGGAGGAGGGCAAGCATCTGGTGCAGGTACGGGTCAGCGGCGACGACGGCAGGACCTGGACGAGCTGGACCGACGACCCGGTCTGGTACACGGTGACCAAGAAGCTGGGAGGGGCGGTCAAGGTCATGGTGTGGGACAGCGGCAACTGGAAGGACGACGCCTTCCGCCTCTTTCTGGATGGGGTGGACAAGGGGACCCTGTACGCCTCGCCGGGCTCGTACGTTAAAACGTGGGACGGCCTTCTGCTGACGCCGGGGCCGCATACGGCAATGTTGCTGGGGGTCAATGCGCCCGATGGCGTAGGGACGTATAGCATCCGCATCACGGGTGATGTCGATGCCCCCGTGAAGGATGATGGGATCGACCTTACGCCGGGAGTGAGGAAGTTCTATCGTTTTAACGTCAAAGGGGAGTCAAGCGCCAAACGGGGCGTTCTGGGCACGGTCTTGGAGCCCGACGTTTCTAAGGTGCTTTATTTCGAGTAG
- a CDS encoding ABC transporter ATP-binding protein, which yields MSVRAASEKAVITARDLCKDYAYYKKDAGLRGSIKNLFHRETLYRSAVKNLSFRIAKGTITGLIGLNGAGKTTTLKMLAGLIMPTRGQIEVLGYRPFDKKRDYLRRISMVMGNRSQLWWDLPALDSFELNRTIYEVKDQDYRNTLDAMAETLGVEGQLGVQVRRLSLGERMKMELIAALIHNPDVIFLDEPTIGLDVITQYGIREFLKSHCRKYGSTVILTSHNFNDIVSLCDSLILIDHGEKIYADTFENFKRDFLSRKYFILKLRAPNADELIEALGRMGNFQAEKMEDNAIRISADSGTSLDILKGISGHFIEELNDINIENVGMDDVIRELYRK from the coding sequence ATGTCGGTGCGGGCAGCTAGCGAAAAGGCCGTCATCACGGCACGGGACCTCTGCAAGGACTATGCCTACTACAAAAAGGACGCGGGGTTGAGGGGGAGCATAAAAAACCTGTTTCACCGCGAGACGCTGTACAGGAGCGCGGTGAAAAATCTCTCCTTCCGGATCGCCAAGGGGACGATAACCGGCCTGATCGGCCTGAATGGGGCGGGCAAAACCACCACCCTCAAGATGCTCGCCGGCCTGATCATGCCCACGAGAGGGCAGATCGAGGTGCTGGGCTACCGTCCCTTCGACAAGAAGAGGGATTATCTGCGTCGCATCTCCATGGTCATGGGGAATAGAAGCCAGCTGTGGTGGGACTTGCCGGCCCTGGATTCCTTCGAGCTGAACCGGACGATCTACGAGGTGAAGGACCAGGACTACAGGAATACCCTGGACGCGATGGCGGAGACACTGGGCGTGGAAGGGCAGCTCGGCGTGCAGGTCAGGCGCCTGTCGCTCGGAGAGAGAATGAAGATGGAGCTGATAGCCGCACTGATCCACAACCCCGACGTGATCTTCCTCGACGAACCCACCATAGGGCTGGACGTCATCACGCAGTACGGTATACGGGAGTTTCTCAAGAGCCATTGCAGGAAATACGGGTCCACCGTCATCCTGACCAGCCACAATTTCAACGACATCGTATCCCTCTGCGACTCTCTGATCCTGATCGACCACGGGGAGAAGATCTATGCCGACACCTTCGAGAACTTCAAAAGGGATTTTTTGAGCAGAAAGTATTTCATCCTGAAATTGAGGGCTCCCAATGCGGACGAGCTGATCGAAGCCCTCGGGCGGATGGGGAACTTTCAGGCCGAAAAAATGGAGGACAACGCCATCAGGATTTCCGCGGACTCCGGGACCAGCCTGGATATCCTGAAGGGCATCTCCGGCCACTTCATCGAGGAGCTGAACGACATCAACATCGAGAATGTCGGCATGGACGACGTCATCAGGGAGCTGTACCGGAAATGA
- a CDS encoding spore maturation protein gives MFVDSINAISLYAIPVMILVICTYGVLKKVKVYEVFTEGAKEGFYTGVRIIPFLVAMLVAIGVFRASGAMGYLAQMLAPLTELIGMPAEVLPMAIMRPLSGGGASGIMNELFKVHGPDSLIGRMASVMSGATDTTFYVLAVYFGAVSIRRTRHALPCGLLADLAGMLAAVFITNLIF, from the coding sequence ATGTTCGTCGATTCCATCAATGCGATTTCGCTGTACGCCATTCCGGTGATGATCCTGGTGATCTGCACTTATGGAGTTTTGAAGAAAGTGAAGGTCTACGAGGTCTTCACCGAGGGGGCCAAGGAGGGGTTCTACACGGGGGTCCGCATCATCCCCTTCCTCGTGGCGATGCTCGTCGCGATCGGCGTGTTTCGCGCCTCCGGCGCCATGGGCTACCTCGCTCAGATGCTCGCCCCTCTTACCGAGCTGATCGGGATGCCGGCGGAGGTCCTTCCCATGGCCATCATGCGCCCGCTGTCGGGCGGCGGCGCCAGCGGCATCATGAACGAGCTGTTCAAAGTTCACGGTCCGGACTCCCTGATCGGACGCATGGCCTCGGTCATGTCGGGCGCGACGGACACGACCTTCTATGTCCTGGCCGTCTACTTCGGGGCCGTCAGCATCCGAAGGACGCGCCACGCTCTGCCCTGCGGCCTTCTGGCCGACCTCGCCGGGATGTTGGCCGCCGTCTTCATCACCAATCTGATCTTCTGA
- a CDS encoding S66 peptidase family protein, which translates to MNYPERLREGDTVALLAPSSPISPEDAEACRRHFEDRGYRVRMSGLVSTPLHGYEAGAPEDRARELNAAFSDPEVRAIFCVRGGNSACRVLERVDLEAVRANPKIFVGYSDITPFHVLFNQRAELITFHGPMVKSNMIRGFDAFSRTSLDAALSMEPGGVLEFRNPEGSATEPLCGGAAEGLLVGGNLALLTSLLGTPYAADTRGRILLIEDVGETVPRVARMLHHLRLAGKFEDAAGVLIGDFTDCTNAAEPDYGVNALMRDFFAGIGKPVLAGIRTGHGFPMATLPLGMRCRVDAGGGSVRFFRD; encoded by the coding sequence ATGAACTATCCCGAAAGACTGCGGGAGGGCGACACCGTCGCCCTCCTCGCGCCCTCCTCGCCGATATCCCCGGAGGACGCCGAGGCGTGCCGGCGCCACTTCGAAGATCGCGGATACAGGGTTCGCATGAGCGGCCTCGTCTCGACGCCGCTCCACGGTTATGAGGCGGGAGCCCCTGAGGACCGCGCGCGCGAGCTCAACGCGGCCTTCTCGGACCCCGAGGTGCGGGCGATCTTCTGCGTCAGGGGCGGAAACTCCGCGTGCCGCGTCCTGGAGCGGGTCGACCTGGAGGCGGTCCGCGCCAACCCCAAGATCTTCGTGGGGTACAGCGACATCACGCCTTTCCATGTGCTGTTCAACCAGAGGGCGGAGCTGATCACCTTCCACGGCCCCATGGTGAAGTCGAACATGATCCGCGGCTTCGACGCGTTCTCCCGTACGAGCCTGGACGCGGCGCTGTCGATGGAGCCCGGCGGGGTTCTGGAGTTCCGAAACCCCGAGGGAAGCGCCACGGAGCCCCTCTGCGGGGGGGCGGCGGAGGGGCTCCTCGTCGGGGGCAACCTGGCCCTGCTGACCTCGCTTCTGGGCACGCCCTACGCGGCGGACACCCGGGGGAGGATCCTCTTGATCGAGGACGTGGGCGAGACCGTGCCCCGCGTGGCCCGGATGCTCCATCATCTGCGGCTCGCCGGAAAGTTCGAGGACGCCGCGGGCGTCCTGATCGGGGACTTCACGGACTGCACCAATGCGGCGGAACCGGACTATGGCGTCAACGCCCTGATGCGCGACTTTTTTGCCGGAATCGGCAAGCCCGTGCTGGCGGGGATCCGCACCGGGCACGGTTTTCCCATGGCGACGCTTCCTCTGGGGATGCGCTGCCGCGTCGATGCCGGGGGAGGGAGCGTCCGGTTTTTCAGGGACTGA